The following proteins come from a genomic window of Acanthopagrus latus isolate v.2019 chromosome 5, fAcaLat1.1, whole genome shotgun sequence:
- the LOC119019592 gene encoding three-finger toxin MALT0070C-like, whose product MKFFGVLVLLATLSAAYGLRCYLCIYANPNSCTEVMTCPAGYDRCANVVTGDVVTRGCYTSAACVTAANCCSTDLCNGAITAGSSVLLLLVSSAITSLFL is encoded by the exons ATGAAGTTTTTTGGAGTTCTGGTCCTCCTGGCGACTTTGTCTGCAG CATATGGGTTGAGATGCTACCTTTGTATTTATGCCAACCCAAACTCGTGCACGGAAGTCATGACATGCCCTGCCGGCTATGACCGTTGTGCCAATGTTGTCACAGGCG ATGTTGTCACACGGGGGTGCTACACCAGTGCTGCATGTGTCACCGCCGCCAACTGCTGTTCAACTGACTTGTGTAACGGCGCCATTACAGCTGGCTCCAgtgtgctcctcctgctggtgtcCTCAGCCATCACCTCACTCTTTCTCTGA
- the LOC119019677 gene encoding lymphocyte antigen 6G-like yields MKLYGVLVLLVTLSVAYGLQCYVCGGVKASACTQKQTCPTGFDRCTSVESNGLVARTCAVASSCNEPLKCCDTDLCNGAIPTGSSVLLLLVSSAIASVFL; encoded by the exons ATGAAGCTGTATGGAGTTCTGGTCCTGTTGGTGACTCTGTCTGTTG CATATGGATTGCAATGCTACGTATGTGGAGGCGTCAAAGCAAGtgcctgcacacagaaacaaacttgCCCTACTGGCTTTGACCGCTGTACCAGTGTTGAGAGTAACG GTCTTGTTGCCAGGACCTGCGCTGTCGCTAGTTCATGCAATGAACCCCTCAAATGCTGTGACACAGACTTGTGTAACGGTGCCATACCCACTGGTTCCagtgtcctcctcctgctggtgtcCTCAGCCATCGCCTCAGTCTTTCTCTGA
- the LOC119019857 gene encoding three-finger toxin MALT0070C-like, translating to MQLYGVLVLMVTMSAACGLRCYTCADTNIKACTDILDCPAGNERCSSVEVDGVITKACLNSGACVGPAKCCDTDLCNGAIPAGSSVLLLLVSSAITSVFL from the exons ATGCAGCTTTATGGAGTCCTGGTCCTGATGGTGACTATGTCTGCAG CATGTGGATTGAGATGTTACACATGTGCAGACACCAATATTAAAGCCTGCACAGATATCCTCGATTGTCCTGCTGGCAATGAGCGTTGTTCATCCGTCGAGGTGGACG GTGTCATCACCAAGGCCTGCCTTAACAGTGGTGCATGTGTAGGCCCTGCAAAATGCTGTGACACTGACTTGTGTAATGGCGCCATACCCGCTGGTTCCagtgtcctcctcctgctggtgtcCTCAGCCATCACCTCAGTCTTTCTCTGA
- the LOC119018915 gene encoding three-finger toxin 3b-like: protein MKLYGVLVLLVTLSAASGLRCYLCASATSGSCGQIVSCPSGFDRCAKVQFNGVIAKTCMNSVACGGHITCCSTDLCNGNI from the exons ATGAAGTTGTATGGAGTTCTGGTCCTGTTGGTGACTCTATCTGCAG CAAGTGGATTGAGATGCTACTTATGTGCATCCGCCACCTCTGGCTCCTGCGGACAGATCGTGTCTTGCCCTTCTGGTTTTGACCGTTGTGCCAAAGTACAATTCAATG GTGTCATCGCCAAGACCTGCATGAACAGCGTTGCATGTGGAGGCCACATAACATGCTGTAGCACAGACTTGTGTAACGGGAACATTTAG